Proteins encoded together in one Prevotella scopos JCM 17725 window:
- the glmS gene encoding glutamine--fructose-6-phosphate transaminase (isomerizing) yields MCGIVGYIGTKREAYPILIKGLQRLEYRGYDSAGVALINKGRELNVYKTKGKVADLEEFCSDKDITGNVGIAHTRWATHGEPSSLNAHPHYSQSKNLAIIHNGIIENYAEIKHNLIEKGMTFQSETDTEVLVQLIDYIQTKKNLSLLEAVQLALYQVIGAYAIAILDKRNPDTIIAARKQSPLVVGIGDGEFFLGSDASPIVEFTDKVVYLDDGNIAVMKLGEELKVVNILNEELSPEVRTVDINLGEIEKGGFPHFMLKEIFAQPQCLKNCMRGRVHPEHTQVTLRALMDHRDKLLNAKRIIIVACGTSWHAGLIGKQLIEEYCRIPVQVEYASEFRYGNPVVGDGDVVIAISQSGETADTLAAVELAKSKGAFIYGICNAIGSSIPRATDTGTYIHVGPEIGVASTKAFTGQVTVLTMFALALANAKGSISGGEYNKVIKGLAEMPSVIEEVLKTNDQIADLARTFTYARNFLYLGRGYSYPVALEGALKLKEISYIHAEGYPAAEMKHGPIALIDSDMPVVAIATHNGMYEKVRSNIQEIKARQGRVIALVSKGDTTISKIADAVIELPDMMECLEPLVATVPLQLLAYHIAVCKGKDVDQPRNLAKSVTVE; encoded by the coding sequence ATGTGTGGAATCGTAGGATACATTGGAACAAAGCGTGAAGCTTATCCTATTTTAATAAAAGGCTTACAGCGCCTTGAATATAGGGGATATGACAGTGCTGGTGTTGCATTGATAAATAAAGGTAGGGAATTGAATGTTTATAAGACAAAAGGAAAGGTTGCCGACCTGGAAGAGTTTTGTTCAGATAAGGACATAACTGGTAATGTTGGTATTGCACATACACGTTGGGCAACACATGGTGAACCTTCTTCATTAAATGCTCATCCGCATTATTCACAGTCGAAGAATCTTGCTATTATTCATAATGGCATCATTGAGAACTATGCAGAAATCAAGCATAATCTCATAGAAAAAGGAATGACATTTCAGTCAGAAACTGATACAGAAGTATTAGTGCAATTGATTGATTATATACAAACAAAGAAAAATCTTAGTTTGCTGGAAGCTGTTCAGTTAGCTCTTTATCAGGTAATTGGTGCATATGCCATAGCTATACTTGATAAGCGCAACCCAGATACTATTATTGCTGCACGTAAGCAGAGCCCATTAGTAGTGGGCATCGGTGATGGAGAGTTCTTTCTTGGCTCGGATGCCAGCCCTATTGTAGAGTTTACGGATAAGGTTGTATATTTGGACGATGGCAATATTGCCGTTATGAAGTTAGGAGAAGAGCTGAAGGTTGTTAATATTCTAAATGAAGAACTGTCACCAGAGGTACGTACAGTAGATATTAATCTTGGAGAGATAGAGAAAGGAGGCTTCCCTCACTTTATGCTCAAAGAGATTTTTGCACAGCCACAGTGTTTGAAGAATTGTATGCGAGGACGTGTACATCCAGAACATACTCAGGTGACGCTGAGAGCCTTGATGGATCATCGTGATAAGTTGTTGAATGCGAAGCGTATAATTATTGTTGCTTGTGGTACAAGTTGGCATGCAGGACTAATTGGTAAGCAGCTGATTGAGGAGTATTGTCGTATCCCTGTTCAGGTCGAGTATGCAAGTGAATTCCGTTATGGCAATCCAGTGGTTGGTGATGGTGATGTTGTAATTGCCATCTCACAGAGTGGCGAAACAGCAGATACACTTGCTGCAGTAGAACTTGCAAAATCAAAGGGTGCTTTTATTTATGGAATCTGTAATGCGATAGGCTCAAGCATTCCTCGTGCTACAGATACAGGAACTTATATTCATGTGGGGCCTGAGATTGGTGTAGCATCAACAAAGGCCTTCACAGGACAGGTTACTGTGTTGACAATGTTTGCACTTGCATTGGCTAATGCAAAAGGAAGTATTAGTGGAGGCGAGTATAATAAAGTGATAAAAGGGTTGGCAGAGATGCCATCTGTTATAGAAGAAGTGTTAAAGACAAACGATCAGATAGCAGACTTAGCCCGCACATTTACGTATGCCCGCAACTTCCTCTATCTTGGTCGAGGTTATAGTTATCCTGTAGCTTTGGAAGGTGCACTGAAGTTGAAGGAAATATCCTATATACATGCTGAAGGCTATCCAGCGGCAGAGATGAAACATGGACCAATAGCTTTGATAGATTCAGATATGCCTGTCGTAGCTATTGCAACTCATAATGGGATGTATGAAAAGGTTCGTAGTAATATCCAAGAAATAAAGGCGCGCCAAGGACGTGTGATTGCTTTAGTTTCAAAGGGAGATACAACCATCTCTAAAATAGCAGATGCTGTTATAGAACTTCCTGACATGATGGAATGTCTTGAGCCCTTAGTAGCAACGGTTCCATTGCAGCTGTTGGCTTATCATATCGCTGTTTGTAAAGGCAAAGATGTTGATCAGCCAAGAAATCTGGCTAAGTCTGTAACAGTAGAGTAA
- the carB gene encoding carbamoyl-phosphate synthase (glutamine-hydrolyzing) large subunit: MKDESVKKVLILGSGALKIGEAGEFDYSGSQALKALREEGVSTVLINPNIATVQTSEGVADQIYFLPVQPYFVERVIEKERPDGILLSFGGQTALNCGVELDKTGVLQKYNVKVLGTPVKAIMDTEDRELFVERLDEIDVKTIKSEACEDIQQARQAAKSLGYPVIVRAAYALGGLGSGFADNEEELNTLCEKAFSFSPQVLVEKSLKGWKEIEYEVVRDRYDNCITVCNMENFDPLGIHTGESIVIAPSQTLSNSEYHKLRALSIKIVRHIGIVGECNVQYAFDPESEDYRVIEVNARLSRSSALASKATGYPLAFVAAKLGMGYGLFDLKNSVTKTTSAFFEPALDYVVCKIPRWDLSKFRGVDRELGSSMKSVGEVMAIGRNFEEAIQKGLRMIGQGMHGFVENKELQIDDLDAALREPTDKRVFLISKAMHKGYTVDQIHELTKIDRWFLYKLKHIIDIDEELKRKNINTLDKDLLHTAKVYGFTDFQIARAVGLEEECKKMHEAMRIVRRLRKSFGILPVVKQIDTLAAEYPAQTNYLYVTYAGVASDVTFPNDRNSVIVLGSGAYRIGSSVEFDWCGVQALNTIRRQGYRSIMINYNPETVSTDYDMCDRLYFDELTFERVMDIIDAENPHGVIVSTGGQIPNNLAMYLDEENVPILGTAAKDIDNAEDRAKFSSMLTENGINQPEWSALTSMDDIDKFVDRVGFPVLVRPSYVLSGAAMNVCSNKDELTRFLQLAANVSEDHPVVVSKFIEHAKEIEMDAVAQDGEIVAYAISEHIEFAGVHSGDATIQFPPQKLYVETMRRIKRISRQIAKKLHINGPFNIQFMARDNDILVIECNLRASRSFPFVSKVLKINFIDLATKIMLGVPVEKPSKNLFDLDYVGIKASQFSFNRLQKADPVLGVDMSSTGEVGCLGDDTSTALLKSMLSVGLRIPKKTILLSTGGAKQKADMLDAAKMLKQHGYELYATVGTSKYLAENGIENTCVYMPSDEGKHPQALDLLHEKKIDMVVNMPKDLTPRELTNGYKIRRAAIDLNVPLVTNSRLASAFISAFCNVTLDDIDIKAWGEYK, encoded by the coding sequence ATGAAAGACGAGTCAGTAAAGAAAGTCCTGATACTTGGTTCAGGCGCATTAAAGATAGGTGAGGCAGGCGAGTTTGATTACTCTGGTTCACAGGCGTTGAAGGCATTACGCGAAGAAGGTGTTTCTACGGTTTTGATTAACCCAAACATTGCTACGGTACAGACTTCTGAGGGTGTTGCAGATCAGATTTATTTCCTTCCTGTACAGCCTTATTTCGTTGAGCGTGTCATAGAGAAAGAACGTCCAGATGGTATCTTACTATCGTTCGGGGGACAGACGGCGTTGAACTGTGGCGTTGAATTGGATAAGACAGGCGTTTTACAGAAGTATAATGTAAAGGTTTTAGGTACTCCTGTAAAAGCGATTATGGATACTGAAGATCGTGAACTCTTCGTAGAACGGTTAGATGAGATTGACGTAAAGACTATCAAGAGTGAAGCTTGTGAGGATATTCAGCAGGCACGCCAGGCTGCTAAGAGTCTTGGTTACCCTGTTATCGTTCGTGCAGCTTACGCATTGGGAGGCCTTGGAAGTGGTTTCGCTGATAATGAAGAAGAGTTGAATACACTCTGCGAGAAGGCTTTCTCATTCTCACCTCAAGTATTGGTTGAGAAAAGTTTGAAGGGTTGGAAGGAGATTGAGTACGAGGTAGTACGTGACCGATATGACAATTGTATTACCGTTTGTAACATGGAGAATTTCGACCCATTGGGTATTCATACTGGTGAGTCTATCGTTATTGCACCATCTCAAACACTCTCAAACAGCGAGTACCATAAGCTTCGTGCGTTGTCTATCAAGATTGTACGCCACATTGGTATTGTTGGTGAATGTAATGTTCAGTATGCTTTTGACCCAGAGAGTGAAGACTATCGTGTGATTGAGGTGAATGCTCGTTTGTCACGTTCTTCTGCACTCGCTAGTAAGGCTACAGGTTATCCTCTTGCTTTCGTGGCAGCTAAGTTGGGTATGGGTTATGGACTCTTTGACTTGAAGAACTCTGTGACGAAGACTACCTCTGCCTTCTTTGAGCCAGCACTTGACTATGTAGTTTGCAAGATTCCACGTTGGGACCTCAGTAAGTTCCGTGGTGTTGATAGAGAGTTAGGTTCAAGTATGAAGTCAGTCGGTGAAGTGATGGCTATTGGTCGTAACTTCGAGGAAGCTATTCAGAAGGGACTTCGCATGATAGGACAGGGTATGCACGGCTTTGTGGAGAACAAAGAGTTACAGATTGATGACCTTGATGCTGCTCTTCGCGAACCAACTGATAAGCGTGTCTTCCTTATCTCTAAGGCAATGCACAAGGGATATACGGTTGATCAGATTCATGAACTGACCAAGATTGACCGTTGGTTCCTCTATAAGCTAAAGCATATCATTGATATTGATGAGGAGTTGAAACGCAAGAATATCAATACACTTGATAAGGACCTCTTACATACTGCTAAGGTTTATGGTTTTACAGACTTCCAAATCGCACGTGCTGTTGGTTTGGAGGAAGAGTGCAAGAAGATGCACGAAGCGATGAGAATCGTTCGTCGTCTGCGTAAGAGTTTTGGTATTCTTCCTGTTGTTAAGCAGATTGATACATTGGCTGCCGAGTATCCTGCACAGACCAATTACCTCTATGTTACATACGCTGGTGTAGCTTCAGATGTTACGTTCCCTAATGACCGCAACTCGGTTATTGTACTTGGTTCAGGTGCTTATCGTATTGGTAGCTCTGTAGAGTTCGACTGGTGTGGTGTTCAGGCATTGAATACTATTCGCCGTCAGGGTTATCGTTCTATCATGATCAACTACAACCCAGAGACTGTTTCAACAGATTACGATATGTGTGATCGTCTCTATTTTGATGAGTTGACCTTCGAACGTGTAATGGATATCATTGATGCAGAGAATCCACATGGAGTGATTGTGTCAACTGGTGGTCAGATTCCTAACAACCTTGCGATGTATCTTGATGAGGAGAATGTGCCAATTCTTGGAACAGCTGCAAAGGATATTGATAATGCAGAGGACCGTGCAAAGTTCTCATCAATGCTCACAGAGAATGGTATCAACCAGCCGGAATGGAGCGCATTGACAAGCATGGATGATATTGATAAGTTCGTTGACCGTGTAGGCTTCCCTGTCTTAGTACGTCCATCTTATGTACTTTCTGGTGCTGCTATGAACGTCTGTTCAAACAAAGACGAGCTTACTCGCTTCCTTCAGTTGGCTGCAAACGTCAGCGAGGACCATCCAGTTGTGGTAAGTAAGTTCATTGAGCACGCTAAGGAGATTGAAATGGATGCTGTAGCACAGGATGGTGAGATTGTAGCATACGCTATCTCTGAGCACATTGAGTTTGCTGGTGTTCACTCTGGTGATGCTACAATTCAGTTCCCACCACAGAAGCTTTATGTTGAGACGATGCGTCGTATTAAGCGCATTAGCCGTCAGATAGCAAAGAAACTACATATCAACGGACCATTCAATATTCAGTTTATGGCACGTGATAATGACATCCTCGTTATCGAGTGTAATCTCCGTGCAAGTCGTTCGTTCCCATTTGTAAGTAAGGTCTTGAAGATAAATTTCATAGATTTAGCTACGAAGATTATGCTTGGCGTACCAGTGGAGAAGCCTAGCAAGAACCTCTTCGACCTTGATTATGTTGGTATAAAAGCTTCTCAGTTCTCATTCAATCGTTTGCAGAAGGCTGACCCAGTGTTGGGTGTTGATATGAGTTCTACTGGTGAGGTTGGTTGCTTGGGTGATGACACTTCAACGGCATTGCTAAAGTCTATGCTCTCAGTTGGTCTCCGCATCCCAAAGAAGACCATTCTGTTATCAACAGGTGGTGCAAAACAGAAGGCTGACATGCTTGATGCAGCAAAGATGTTGAAGCAGCATGGCTACGAACTTTATGCGACAGTTGGTACATCTAAGTATCTTGCTGAGAACGGAATTGAGAATACTTGTGTCTATATGCCTTCAGATGAGGGAAAGCATCCACAAGCGCTTGACCTATTACATGAGAAGAAGATAGACATGGTTGTAAATATGCCAAAGGACCTTACACCGCGTGAGTTGACTAATGGTTACAAGATTCGTCGTGCAGCGATTGACCTCAATGTACCTTTGGTCACGAACAGTCGATTAGCAAGTGCCTTTATCTCTGCCTTCTGCAATGTCACTTTGGATGACATTGATATTAAAGCATGGGGAGAATATAAATAG
- a CDS encoding amidophosphoribosyltransferase encodes MEKNIHEDCGVAMIRLLKPLEYYQEKYGTWMYALNKLYLMMEKQHNRGQEGAGMASVKLDSEPGNEYMFRERAEGKNAVAEIFANVHKHYNDLPSEQLSDVSFAKKYLPFAGDLYMGHLRYSTTGKSGLSFVHPFLRRNNWKAKNLCMCGNFNMTNIGDVFEILTEQGQCPRIYSDTNILLELMGHRLDREVERNFVDAQKLGLTNRDITHYIEENVQMSNVLKTTMQHFDGGYVICGLTGSGEMFSIRDPWSIRPAFYYKNDEIVVLASERPVLQTTFDLECDDIQELKPGQALIVNKRGECSLQQILEPKSNSACSFERIYFSRGSDRDIYKERETLGRQLTEHVLKAVDYDTEHTVLSYIPNTAEVAFYGLVHGFKEQIDKKKVEQIAALGANASSEEVYRIIHQDVRSEKVAWKDIKLRTFITEGNSRNDLASHVYDVTYECIKPYEDNLVIIDDSIVRGTTLKESILRILDRLHPKKIVVVSSAPQIRFPDYYGIDMPHPEEFCVFRAVIELIRERGLEDLLREVYENCKKELAKPKGEPIFNAVRAVYKPFTVEDINRKIVEMLRPEGMTTPVELVFQSVEGLHNAIPNHPGDWYFTGNYPTPGGMRLVNEAFVSYYEREHLNTVKA; translated from the coding sequence ATGGAAAAGAACATTCATGAAGACTGCGGTGTTGCAATGATCCGATTGCTGAAGCCGCTTGAGTATTATCAGGAGAAGTATGGCACCTGGATGTATGCACTGAATAAACTCTATCTGATGATGGAGAAACAGCATAACCGTGGTCAGGAGGGAGCAGGTATGGCTTCTGTGAAGCTAGATTCTGAACCAGGTAATGAATATATGTTCCGTGAGCGTGCAGAGGGTAAGAATGCTGTAGCTGAGATTTTTGCCAATGTTCATAAGCATTATAATGACCTCCCTTCGGAGCAGTTGTCTGATGTTTCTTTTGCTAAAAAATATCTTCCGTTTGCGGGAGACCTATATATGGGCCACCTTCGGTACTCAACTACCGGTAAGAGTGGCCTTTCTTTTGTCCATCCGTTCCTACGTCGTAATAACTGGAAGGCAAAGAACCTCTGTATGTGTGGGAACTTCAATATGACCAATATTGGAGATGTTTTTGAGATTCTCACAGAGCAGGGACAATGTCCACGTATATACAGCGATACTAATATTTTGCTGGAGTTGATGGGACACAGACTTGATCGTGAGGTGGAACGTAATTTCGTTGATGCTCAGAAGTTAGGACTAACGAACCGTGATATCACCCACTATATTGAAGAGAATGTGCAGATGAGCAATGTTCTCAAGACAACGATGCAGCACTTTGATGGTGGCTACGTTATCTGTGGATTGACTGGTTCGGGTGAGATGTTCTCTATCCGTGATCCATGGTCAATTCGTCCAGCTTTCTATTATAAGAATGATGAGATTGTAGTCTTAGCAAGCGAACGCCCTGTTCTGCAGACAACATTCGACCTTGAGTGTGATGATATTCAAGAGTTAAAGCCTGGGCAAGCATTGATTGTCAATAAACGCGGTGAATGTTCATTGCAACAGATACTTGAACCTAAGAGTAATTCGGCATGCTCCTTTGAGCGAATCTATTTCTCACGAGGTTCTGATCGTGACATATACAAAGAGCGTGAAACACTTGGACGTCAGCTAACAGAACACGTTTTGAAAGCAGTTGACTATGACACAGAGCATACTGTACTCTCATATATTCCAAACACAGCTGAGGTTGCATTCTATGGTCTTGTACATGGCTTTAAGGAGCAAATTGACAAGAAGAAGGTTGAGCAAATTGCTGCTTTAGGTGCTAATGCTTCTTCAGAGGAGGTTTATCGCATTATTCATCAGGATGTACGCTCTGAGAAAGTAGCGTGGAAAGATATTAAGTTGCGCACTTTTATTACTGAAGGTAATTCGCGTAACGACCTTGCTTCTCATGTTTATGACGTTACATACGAGTGTATTAAACCTTATGAGGATAACCTCGTTATTATTGATGACTCTATCGTACGTGGTACAACATTGAAAGAAAGTATTCTTCGTATTCTCGACCGCTTGCATCCTAAGAAGATAGTAGTTGTTTCCAGTGCGCCACAGATTCGATTCCCAGATTACTATGGTATTGATATGCCACATCCAGAAGAGTTCTGTGTCTTCCGTGCAGTAATCGAATTGATACGCGAACGCGGTCTGGAAGACTTGCTTCGTGAGGTTTACGAGAATTGTAAGAAAGAATTGGCAAAGCCTAAGGGAGAGCCAATCTTCAATGCTGTTCGTGCAGTTTATAAGCCTTTCACAGTGGAGGACATTAATCGAAAGATTGTTGAGATGCTGCGCCCTGAAGGTATGACAACACCTGTTGAACTTGTATTCCAAAGTGTTGAAGGATTGCACAATGCAATTCCTAATCATCCAGGTGATTGGTATTTTACAGGAAACTATCCAACTCCAGGTGGTATGCGACTGGTCAATGAGGCTTTCGTGAGCTACTATGAGCGTGAACATTTGAACACAGTAAAAGCGTAA
- a CDS encoding AGE family epimerase/isomerase, giving the protein MDKKEYLRSWAETYKNDLTNNIMPFWLSHGWDKENGGIYTCLNRDGSLMDTTKSVWFQGRWAFICAFAYNNVEKNQEWLEAAKSAINFIEKHCFDENGHMYFEVTAEGKPLRKRRYVFSETFAAIAFAEYSLATGDKHYAERALQVFHDAQRFLSTPGFLPSKYEAGVEMQSHSIIMILINVGSRLRAVIDDPTLTQQIDDSISLLRRYFMHPEFKALLETVGPKGEFIDTNAARTINPGHCIETAWFIMEEAKLRNWDKDLLDTALTIFDWSWDWGWDKQYGGIINFRDCRNLPPQDYSQDMKFWWPQCETIIASLYAYLGTGDEEYLYRHQRISEWTYAHFLDQDYPEWYGYLHRDGTVAQPAKGNLFKGPFHIPRMMIKGYMLCQEILKTME; this is encoded by the coding sequence ATGGATAAAAAAGAATACTTACGTTCATGGGCTGAAACCTACAAGAACGACCTAACAAACAACATTATGCCTTTCTGGTTGAGCCATGGTTGGGACAAGGAGAATGGCGGTATATACACCTGTTTGAATCGTGATGGTTCATTAATGGACACGACAAAGTCGGTATGGTTCCAAGGACGATGGGCTTTCATCTGTGCCTTTGCATACAACAATGTAGAAAAGAATCAGGAATGGCTTGAAGCAGCTAAGTCTGCCATCAACTTCATAGAGAAGCATTGCTTTGATGAGAATGGACACATGTATTTTGAGGTAACAGCAGAGGGCAAGCCACTGCGTAAGCGTCGCTATGTTTTCTCAGAGACATTTGCAGCGATAGCTTTTGCCGAATACTCTTTGGCAACAGGTGACAAACACTATGCAGAAAGAGCGTTACAGGTGTTCCACGATGCACAGCGTTTTCTCTCTACTCCGGGCTTCCTTCCATCTAAGTATGAGGCAGGTGTAGAGATGCAGAGCCATTCTATCATTATGATTCTCATCAACGTTGGCTCACGTTTACGTGCAGTGATTGACGATCCAACACTAACCCAGCAGATTGATGATTCTATCTCATTGCTCCGTCGCTACTTCATGCACCCAGAGTTTAAGGCATTGCTTGAAACAGTCGGTCCAAAGGGAGAATTCATTGATACCAATGCAGCACGTACCATCAACCCTGGTCATTGCATTGAAACGGCTTGGTTTATTATGGAGGAAGCGAAGTTACGCAACTGGGATAAAGACTTACTCGACACCGCCCTCACTATCTTCGACTGGTCATGGGACTGGGGATGGGACAAGCAATATGGTGGTATCATCAACTTCCGAGACTGCCGCAACCTCCCACCACAAGACTACTCGCAGGATATGAAGTTCTGGTGGCCACAGTGCGAGACAATCATTGCATCTCTCTATGCTTACCTTGGAACAGGCGACGAGGAGTATCTTTATCGTCATCAGCGTATTAGCGAGTGGACATACGCCCACTTCCTAGACCAAGACTACCCTGAGTGGTACGGTTACCTCCATCGTGATGGAACCGTTGCACAACCTGCAAAGGGTAATCTCTTCAAAGGTCCTTTCCACATTCCACGTATGATGATTAAGGGATATATGCTCTGCCAGGAGATACTGAAGACAATGGAATAA
- the carA gene encoding glutamine-hydrolyzing carbamoyl-phosphate synthase small subunit: MRNVTLVLSDGTKFHGKSFGYDAAVAGEVVFNTAMMGYPESLTDPSYAGQLLTMTFPLVGNYGVPPFSIEESGIPTFMESDKIYVSALIVSDYTEKYSHWNAVESLADWLKREHVPGITGIDTRELTKVLREHGVMMGKILFDDEPDNIPEADYEGVNFVDRVSTKEILRYNEGAGKKVVLVDCGVKANIIRSLINRGVEVIRVPWNYDYTGMEYDGLFLGNGPGDPDMCNDAVEVIRKQMNMSKKPICGICMGNQLLSKAAGAKIYKLKYGHRGHNQPVRMVGTDKCYITSQNHGYAVDASTLDKDWKELFVNMNDGSNEGICHKENPWFTSQFHPEACSGPVDTYFMFDKFVETLK; the protein is encoded by the coding sequence ATGAGGAACGTAACTTTAGTCCTAAGTGACGGAACAAAATTCCATGGAAAGTCGTTTGGATACGATGCAGCAGTAGCTGGTGAAGTGGTCTTCAACACAGCTATGATGGGTTATCCAGAGAGCTTGACTGACCCTTCATACGCAGGTCAGCTACTAACAATGACCTTCCCGCTGGTAGGTAACTATGGTGTGCCACCTTTTTCCATAGAGGAAAGTGGTATTCCAACCTTCATGGAGAGTGATAAAATCTATGTTTCAGCCTTGATAGTGTCTGATTATACAGAGAAGTATTCGCACTGGAATGCAGTAGAAAGTCTGGCAGACTGGCTGAAGAGAGAACACGTACCAGGTATTACTGGTATCGATACACGTGAACTTACTAAGGTGCTACGTGAACACGGAGTGATGATGGGTAAGATTCTCTTTGATGATGAACCAGATAATATCCCAGAAGCTGATTATGAAGGAGTTAACTTTGTCGATCGTGTTTCTACAAAGGAGATTCTTCGCTATAATGAGGGTGCTGGTAAGAAGGTTGTGCTTGTTGACTGTGGTGTAAAAGCAAACATTATCCGTTCACTTATCAACAGAGGTGTTGAGGTTATCCGTGTACCTTGGAACTATGATTATACTGGTATGGAGTATGATGGTCTCTTCCTCGGTAATGGTCCTGGTGATCCTGATATGTGCAATGATGCTGTTGAGGTTATCCGTAAGCAGATGAACATGAGCAAGAAGCCTATCTGTGGAATCTGTATGGGTAATCAGTTGCTTTCAAAGGCTGCTGGTGCAAAGATTTATAAGTTGAAATACGGTCATCGTGGACATAACCAGCCTGTTCGTATGGTGGGGACTGACAAGTGTTACATTACCTCACAGAACCATGGTTATGCGGTTGATGCATCGACACTAGACAAGGATTGGAAAGAACTCTTTGTCAATATGAATGACGGAAGTAATGAAGGTATCTGTCACAAGGAGAATCCTTGGTTTACCTCTCAGTTCCATCCAGAGGCTTGCTCTGGTCCGGTTGATACTTACTTTATGTTTGATAAATTTGTAGAAACACTGAAATAA
- a CDS encoding low molecular weight protein-tyrosine-phosphatase has protein sequence MNTTTNDKISILFICLGNICRSPAAHAVMQHLVEKCGCADKYMIDSAGIGNWHVGQLPDKRMREFGRLRGYNVNHHARQFDARRDFELFDKIVVMDEDNYRNITSQAPNKEARNKVVRMTDFFTKHPSATCVPDPYYGDAEDFNLALDLIEDGCEGILNTL, from the coding sequence ATGAATACAACAACAAACGATAAAATCAGTATATTATTTATTTGCTTAGGTAATATTTGTCGCTCTCCGGCTGCACATGCCGTAATGCAACATCTTGTTGAAAAATGCGGTTGTGCTGATAAATATATGATAGATTCGGCTGGTATTGGTAATTGGCATGTTGGACAGTTACCTGATAAGCGCATGCGTGAATTTGGCAGACTGCGGGGGTATAATGTTAATCATCATGCTCGCCAGTTTGATGCCCGTCGAGATTTTGAGTTATTCGATAAGATTGTCGTCATGGACGAGGACAATTATCGTAATATTACGTCTCAAGCACCTAATAAAGAAGCAAGAAACAAAGTTGTGAGAATGACTGATTTCTTTACGAAACATCCTTCAGCTACTTGTGTTCCTGATCCATATTATGGTGATGCAGAGGATTTTAACTTAGCCCTCGACTTAATAGAAGATGGATGCGAAGGTATTCTCAATACACTCTAA
- a CDS encoding patatin-like phospholipase family protein yields MKKGLVLEGGAMRGLFSAGVMDVLMEKNLWPDGVVGVSAGAAFGCNMKSKQYGRVLRYNQKLAHDWRYASLRSLLTTGDYYGGEYAYHYMPRHIDYFDVDTFRENPMEFWAVCTNVGTGKAEYKRLMEVDDNCLEYIRASASMPIAARIVTIEGKKLLDGGIADSIPLRFFQEQGYDHNLVVLTQPDGFVKEPNSLMPLMRMWLHRHPRVVRALEQRHIMYNEQLAYVREEEKKPNTLVLRPKRKLTIGHFSHDPAMMQATYDQGREVALEHLVEIKELFGVNEVK; encoded by the coding sequence ATGAAGAAAGGACTTGTGTTAGAAGGAGGAGCCATGCGCGGCTTGTTTTCAGCTGGTGTGATGGATGTTCTGATGGAAAAAAATCTATGGCCTGATGGTGTTGTTGGTGTTTCAGCGGGTGCTGCATTTGGATGCAACATGAAGTCGAAGCAGTACGGACGTGTTCTGAGATACAATCAGAAATTAGCACACGATTGGCGTTATGCTTCCTTGCGCTCACTCCTGACAACGGGTGATTATTATGGTGGAGAATATGCTTACCATTATATGCCTCGTCATATTGATTACTTTGATGTTGATACCTTTCGAGAAAATCCTATGGAATTTTGGGCAGTATGTACGAATGTAGGTACTGGAAAGGCTGAATACAAACGCTTGATGGAAGTTGATGATAATTGCTTAGAATATATCCGTGCTTCTGCTTCTATGCCCATTGCCGCACGTATTGTGACGATAGAAGGTAAGAAACTTTTGGATGGTGGAATAGCCGATTCTATCCCACTTCGTTTTTTTCAGGAACAAGGGTATGACCATAATCTCGTAGTACTTACTCAGCCTGATGGTTTTGTTAAAGAGCCAAACTCATTGATGCCGTTAATGCGTATGTGGTTACATCGTCATCCACGTGTTGTAAGGGCTTTGGAGCAACGCCATATCATGTATAATGAGCAGTTAGCCTACGTTCGTGAAGAAGAAAAGAAGCCCAATACCTTAGTGCTTCGTCCTAAAAGAAAACTAACCATAGGACATTTCTCACACGACCCAGCAATGATGCAAGCTACTTATGACCAGGGTAGGGAAGTTGCTTTGGAACATCTAGTTGAGATAAAGGAGTTGTTTGGAGTGAATGAGGTGAAATAA